One part of the Solea solea chromosome 1, fSolSol10.1, whole genome shotgun sequence genome encodes these proteins:
- the chchd7 gene encoding coiled-coil-helix-coiled-coil-helix domain-containing protein 7, giving the protein MQMDRNQKKLRYQDGNPCIQESDASFKCLDASNYNKDMCSAYFLKYKNCRKYWHNVMLERRRQGVKPDMPTAAERQDMLDAFGGKPY; this is encoded by the exons ATGCAGATGGATAGAAATCAAAAAAAGCTTCGGTATCAGGACGGTAACCCATGCATCCAA GAAAGTGATGCCTCCTTTAAGTGTTTGGATGCGAGTAACTATAATAAGGACATGTGTTCAGCCTATTTCCTGAAATATAAGAACTGTAGGAAATACTGG caCAATGTGATGCTGGAGAGGAGGCGACAGGGAGTGAAACCTGATATGCCCActgctgcagagagacaggacaTGCTCGATGCCTTCGGAGGCAAACCCTACTGA